From Solanum lycopersicum chromosome 8, SLM_r2.1, the proteins below share one genomic window:
- the LOC101257395 gene encoding uncharacterized protein, with protein MDSQLVEMCMVSATESLDAVEAWRRQRRTLEMMPSHLAEALLHRLLRRRLLFPSLLEVFKFCVDGIDLRGESYVDAEWMAYIGGFDHLHSLNLSDCNKINSSAIWAITGMTNLKELDLSRCSKITDAGVGHLTTIPSLEKLWIPETGVTADGVITLTSLTNLSLLDLGGLPVSDSTLCNLKVLRKLQHLDIWGSEVSNKGASHLKWFPKLSSLNLAWTKVTMLPGLPSLACLNMSNCTIHSIFEAEGQKALLTKLILSGATIKDVSEAFLHLETSYLSHLDLSNSSLNSFCFLPYMRMMSDLDLSGTSAGDESVEHIAFVGQNLRNLNLSRTKLSSAGLRTLADFVPKLETLLLSYTAIDDSAIPFMSFMPLLKYISMSGTNIRGISSEMDSDPNYVSSLSGLSSLEHLESLDLEETRIKDSALAPLPSFRKLSHLFLRSGSLADTTLHQLSSITSLVTLGIRDGVLTNTGLYVFNPPPPMKILDLRGCWLLTEDALLSFQQRHPQIEVRHDLLSIAMVKRLSFSSPLSQATPWTKLHKNKKGGSSTSPLRSIRDGFLDQRLKYTNEELLAMRFDSASISSDNVVQIPHELANDG; from the exons ATGGACAGCCAACTGGTTGAGATGTGCATGGTATCGGCGACGGAGAGCCTTGACGCTGTCGAAGCGTGGCGGAGGCAGCGGCGGACACTGGAAATGATGCCTTCTCACCTCGCTGAAGCTCTTCTTCACCGCCTTCTTCGCCGTCGTCTCCTCTTCCCGTCTTTACTCGA AGTGTTTAAATTTTGTGTCGATGGGATCGACTTAAGGGGAGAGAGTTATGTGGATGCAGAATGGATGGCATATATAGGTGGTTTTGACCACTTGCATTCTCTAAATCTATCAGATTGTAACAAAATTAACAGTTCAGCCATTTGGGCTATTACGG GAATGACAAACTTAAAGGAGCTTGACCTCTCCAGGTGCTCGAAGATTACTGATGCTGGAGTTGGACATCTAACAACCATTCCAAGTTTGGAAAAGTTATGGATTCCAGAAACAGGTGTCACAGCTGATGGTGTCATAACCCTGACTTCGTTAACCAACTTATCCTTGTTGGATTTGGGAGGCCTGCCTGTATCTGATTCGACTCTGTGTAATCTTAAG GTTCTCAGGAAACTACAACATTTGGATATTTGGGGGAGTGAAGTATCAAACAAAGGAGCATCTCATCTTAAATGGTTCCCGAAATTGAGTTCTCTGAATTTGGCCTGGACCAAGGTCACTATGTTGCCGGGTCTGCCTTCTCTTGCATGCCTAAACATGAGCAATTGTACGATACATTCTATATTCGAAGCAGAAGGACAGAAAGCTCTTCTTACAAAGCTTATTCTGTCTGGAGCAACCATAAAAGATGTCTCTGAAGCTTTCCTACACCTTGAAACATCTTACCTCTCTCATCTGGATCTTTCAAATTCATCTCTTAATTCGTTCTGTTTTCTGCCATATATGAGAATGATGTCAGATTTAGATCTCAGTGGCACATCTGCAGGAGATGAGTCAGTTGAACACATTGCATTTGTTGGTCAAAATTTGCGTAATTTAAATCTCAGCCGGACAAAATTAAGCTCTGCAGGACTGAGAACCTTAGCTGATTTTGTTCCCAAGCTTGAAACTTTATTGCTGTCTTACACAGCCATTGACGATTCTGCTATCCCCTTCATGAGCTTCATGCCTTTGCTAAAATATATTAGTATGAGTGGTACAAATATCAgag GTATTTCCAGTGAGATGGACTCTGATCCTAATTATGTTTCGTCACTGTCCGGGTTGTCTAGTCTTGAACATTTGGAGAGTTTGGATTTGGAGGAGACTCGAATCAAGGATTCAGCTTTGGCTCCTTTGCCGAGCTTTCGTAAATTGAGCCATTTATTTTTACGGAGTGGTTCCCTTGCTGACACCACTTTGCATCAGTTGTCGTCTATTACAAGCTTGGTAACCCTGGGGATTCGTGATGGTGTGCTCACTAATACCGGGCTCTATGTGTTCAACCCTCCGCCACCTATGAAGATTCTTGATCTCAGGGGTTGTTGGCTTTTGACAGAGGATGCTCTGTTGTCATTTCAGCAAAGGCATCCTCAAATTGAAGTAAGGCATGATCTTCTTAGTATTGCAATGGTGAAAAGGTTATCTTTTAGCTCACCTTTGTCCCAAGCGACACCATGGACCAAACTACACAAAAACAAGAAGGGAGGCTCATCAACATCTCCCCTTAGATCTATCAGAGACGGTTTTCTTG ATCAAAGATTGAAGTACACCAACGAAGAACTACTTGCAATGAGGTTTGACTCTGCCTCTATTTCCAGTGACAATGTTGTTCAGATACCTCATGAGTTGGCAAATGATGGATAG
- the LOC101257097 gene encoding long chain acyl-CoA synthetase 4 isoform X1, translating to MAPEKFIVEVEPAKPAKDGRPSMGPVYRSLFAKDGFPPPIPGLDSCWDIFRLSVEKYPNNRMLGHREIVDGKPGKYVWMSYKEVYDIVIKVGNSIRSCGVNKGDKCGIYGANCAEWIISMEACNAHGLYCVPLYDTLGAGAVEFIISHAEVTIAFVEEKKLPELLKTFPDASKYLKTIVSFGKVTPQQKEEVEKFGVVLYSWDEFLQLGSEKQFDLPVKKKEDICTIMYTSGTTGDPKGVLISNTSIVTLIAGVKRLLGSVNESLTVDDVYLSYLPLAHIFDRVIEECFINHGASIGFWRGDVKLLTEDIGELKPTIFCAVPRVLDRIYSGLQHKITSGGMLKSTLFNLAYAYKHRNLKKGQSHVEASPLSDKVVFSKVKEGLGGRVRLILSGAAPLASHVEAFLRVVGCCHVLQGYGLTETCAGTFVSLPNHYDMLGTVGPPVPNVDVCLESVPEMSYDALSSTPRGEVCVRGDTLFSGYFKREDLTKEVMIDGWFHTGDVGEWQPNGSLKIIDRKKNIFKLSQGEYVAVENLENIYGDNPVIDSIWIYGNSFESFLVAVINPNERAIEHWAEHNGISGDFASLCENAKVKEYIIGELAKTGKEKKLKGFEFIKAVHLDPLPFDMERDLLTPTFKKKRPQMLKFYKDVIDNMYKSTK from the exons ATGGCACCAGAAAAGTTCATTGTTGAAGTTGAACCAGCAAAGCCTGCTAAAGATGGAAGACCATCAATGGGTCCTGTTTACAGAAGTCTTTTTGCTAAAGATGGATTTCCTCCACCTATTCCTGGACTTGATAGTTGTTGGGATATTTTCCG TTTGTCAGTGGAGAAATATCCTAACAATCGAATGCTTGGACACCGCGAAATTGTAGATGGAAAA CCTGGAAAGTATGTGTGGATGTCTTACAAAGAAGTATATGACATTGTGATCAAAGTAGGAAATTCCATCCGTAGCTGTGGTGTAAATAAG GGAGACAAATGTGGTATCTATGGTGCTAATTGTGCTGAGTGGATAATAAGCATGGAG GCATGCAATGCTCATGGACTTTACTGTGTTCCTCTGTATGACACCTTAG GTGCTGGTGCAGTGGAATTTATCATTTCCCATGCTGAGGTTACAATTGCTTTTGTCGAAGAGAAAAAACTTCCTGAG CTTCTGAAAACTTTTCCTGATGCGTCAAAGTACTTGAAGA CTATTGTGAGTTTCGGGAAGGTCACTCCTCAACAGAAGGAAGAGGTTGAAAAGTTTGGGGTGGTTCTGTACTCCTGGGATGAGTTTCTACAACTG GGAAGCGAAAAACAGTTTGATCTTcctgtgaagaagaaggaagacaTTTGTACAATAATGTATACTAGTGGAACGACTGGAGACCCCAAAGGTGTCTTGATTTCAAATACTAGTATTGTTACTCTTATAGCTGGAGTAAAGCGTCTGCTTGGGAGTGTGAATGAGTCG TTGACAGTGGATGATGTGTATCTTTCGTATCTTCCCCTGGCACATATCTTCGATCGAGTGATTGAAGAGTGTTTCATTAATCATGGTGCCTCAATAGGATTTTGGCGAGGG GATGTCAAGTTACTAACCGAAGATATTGGAGAGCTGAAACCAACTATCTTCTGTGCTGTACCTCGGGTATTAGACAGAATATATTCAG GTTTGCAACATAAAATTACTTCTGGTGGTATGCTCAAAAGCACCTTGTTCAATCTTGCGTATGCTTA CAAACACCGCAATTTGAAGAAGGGGCAAAGCCACGTTGAAGCTTCTCCCCTTTCTGACAAAGTCGTTTTCAGTAAG GTAAAAGAAGGGTTAGGAGGCAGAGTACGCCTTATATTGTCTGGAGCAGCTCCCCTTGCATCTCATGTGGAAGCTTTTTTGCGAGTTGTGGGATGTTGTCACGTTCTTCAAGGATATG GTTTGACTGAAACATGTGCTGGTACATTTGTGTCACTACCAAACCACTATGATATGCTTGGTACGGTTGGTCCTCCGGTGCCCAATGTGGATGTGTGCCTGGAGTCCGTCCCTGAAATGTCATATGATGCTCTGTCAAGCACGCCACGTGGAGAAGTATGCGTGAGGGGGGACACTCTTTTTTCAGGCTATTTCAAGCGTGAAGACCTAACAAAAGAAGTCATGATTGATGGGTGGTTCCACACAG GCGATGTTGGCGAGTGGCAACCTAATGGTAGCTTGAAAATAATTGATCGCAAGAAGAACATTTTCAAGCTATCACAAGGTGAATATGTTGCCGTTGAAAATTTGGAGAATATCTATGGCGATAATCCTGTTATTGACTCG ATATGGATATACGGAAACAGTTTTGAGTCTTTCCTTGTTGCTGTCATTAACCCAAATGAGCGAGCAATTGAACACTGGGCCGAACATAATGGCATATCTGGGGATTTTGCTTCCTTGTGTGAAAATGCGAAAGTGAAAGAGTACATAATTGGCGAGCTTGCAAAAACTGGCAAAGAAAAGAAG CTGAAGGGCTTTGAGTTCATAAAAGCTGTACACCTCGATCCTCTTCCATTTGACATGGAACGAGACCTTCTAACTCCAACATTCAAGAAGAAAAGACCCCAGATGCTCAAATTTTACAAG GACGTGATTGACAACATGTACAAGAGTACCAAATGA
- the LOC101257097 gene encoding long chain acyl-CoA synthetase 4 isoform X2, translating into MAPEKFIVEVEPAKPAKDGRPSMGPVYRSLFAKDGFPPPIPGLDSCWDIFRLSVEKYPNNRMLGHREIVDGKPGKYVWMSYKEVYDIVIKVGNSIRSCGVNKVSSVYLYSTSDNDLPMQACNAHGLYCVPLYDTLGAGAVEFIISHAEVTIAFVEEKKLPELLKTFPDASKYLKTIVSFGKVTPQQKEEVEKFGVVLYSWDEFLQLGSEKQFDLPVKKKEDICTIMYTSGTTGDPKGVLISNTSIVTLIAGVKRLLGSVNESLTVDDVYLSYLPLAHIFDRVIEECFINHGASIGFWRGDVKLLTEDIGELKPTIFCAVPRVLDRIYSGLQHKITSGGMLKSTLFNLAYAYKHRNLKKGQSHVEASPLSDKVVFSKVKEGLGGRVRLILSGAAPLASHVEAFLRVVGCCHVLQGYGLTETCAGTFVSLPNHYDMLGTVGPPVPNVDVCLESVPEMSYDALSSTPRGEVCVRGDTLFSGYFKREDLTKEVMIDGWFHTGDVGEWQPNGSLKIIDRKKNIFKLSQGEYVAVENLENIYGDNPVIDSIWIYGNSFESFLVAVINPNERAIEHWAEHNGISGDFASLCENAKVKEYIIGELAKTGKEKKLKGFEFIKAVHLDPLPFDMERDLLTPTFKKKRPQMLKFYKDVIDNMYKSTK; encoded by the exons ATGGCACCAGAAAAGTTCATTGTTGAAGTTGAACCAGCAAAGCCTGCTAAAGATGGAAGACCATCAATGGGTCCTGTTTACAGAAGTCTTTTTGCTAAAGATGGATTTCCTCCACCTATTCCTGGACTTGATAGTTGTTGGGATATTTTCCG TTTGTCAGTGGAGAAATATCCTAACAATCGAATGCTTGGACACCGCGAAATTGTAGATGGAAAA CCTGGAAAGTATGTGTGGATGTCTTACAAAGAAGTATATGACATTGTGATCAAAGTAGGAAATTCCATCCGTAGCTGTGGTGTAAATAAGGTGAGTTCAGTATATTTATATTCCAC CTCTGATAACGACTTACCAATGCAGGCATGCAATGCTCATGGACTTTACTGTGTTCCTCTGTATGACACCTTAG GTGCTGGTGCAGTGGAATTTATCATTTCCCATGCTGAGGTTACAATTGCTTTTGTCGAAGAGAAAAAACTTCCTGAG CTTCTGAAAACTTTTCCTGATGCGTCAAAGTACTTGAAGA CTATTGTGAGTTTCGGGAAGGTCACTCCTCAACAGAAGGAAGAGGTTGAAAAGTTTGGGGTGGTTCTGTACTCCTGGGATGAGTTTCTACAACTG GGAAGCGAAAAACAGTTTGATCTTcctgtgaagaagaaggaagacaTTTGTACAATAATGTATACTAGTGGAACGACTGGAGACCCCAAAGGTGTCTTGATTTCAAATACTAGTATTGTTACTCTTATAGCTGGAGTAAAGCGTCTGCTTGGGAGTGTGAATGAGTCG TTGACAGTGGATGATGTGTATCTTTCGTATCTTCCCCTGGCACATATCTTCGATCGAGTGATTGAAGAGTGTTTCATTAATCATGGTGCCTCAATAGGATTTTGGCGAGGG GATGTCAAGTTACTAACCGAAGATATTGGAGAGCTGAAACCAACTATCTTCTGTGCTGTACCTCGGGTATTAGACAGAATATATTCAG GTTTGCAACATAAAATTACTTCTGGTGGTATGCTCAAAAGCACCTTGTTCAATCTTGCGTATGCTTA CAAACACCGCAATTTGAAGAAGGGGCAAAGCCACGTTGAAGCTTCTCCCCTTTCTGACAAAGTCGTTTTCAGTAAG GTAAAAGAAGGGTTAGGAGGCAGAGTACGCCTTATATTGTCTGGAGCAGCTCCCCTTGCATCTCATGTGGAAGCTTTTTTGCGAGTTGTGGGATGTTGTCACGTTCTTCAAGGATATG GTTTGACTGAAACATGTGCTGGTACATTTGTGTCACTACCAAACCACTATGATATGCTTGGTACGGTTGGTCCTCCGGTGCCCAATGTGGATGTGTGCCTGGAGTCCGTCCCTGAAATGTCATATGATGCTCTGTCAAGCACGCCACGTGGAGAAGTATGCGTGAGGGGGGACACTCTTTTTTCAGGCTATTTCAAGCGTGAAGACCTAACAAAAGAAGTCATGATTGATGGGTGGTTCCACACAG GCGATGTTGGCGAGTGGCAACCTAATGGTAGCTTGAAAATAATTGATCGCAAGAAGAACATTTTCAAGCTATCACAAGGTGAATATGTTGCCGTTGAAAATTTGGAGAATATCTATGGCGATAATCCTGTTATTGACTCG ATATGGATATACGGAAACAGTTTTGAGTCTTTCCTTGTTGCTGTCATTAACCCAAATGAGCGAGCAATTGAACACTGGGCCGAACATAATGGCATATCTGGGGATTTTGCTTCCTTGTGTGAAAATGCGAAAGTGAAAGAGTACATAATTGGCGAGCTTGCAAAAACTGGCAAAGAAAAGAAG CTGAAGGGCTTTGAGTTCATAAAAGCTGTACACCTCGATCCTCTTCCATTTGACATGGAACGAGACCTTCTAACTCCAACATTCAAGAAGAAAAGACCCCAGATGCTCAAATTTTACAAG GACGTGATTGACAACATGTACAAGAGTACCAAATGA